One stretch of Deinococcus ficus DNA includes these proteins:
- a CDS encoding methionine ABC transporter ATP-binding protein, with amino-acid sequence MPQFPPASAPPALDFQQVRKTYPGQPQPALHDLTLHVPRGSRMGIIGRSGAGKSTLVRLISGLDHADAGVLLARGEVVHGPQLRAHQARTGLVFQQFNLLAQRTALQNVALPLELRGVPRARRDALAREQLRLVGLEALADRYPAQLSGGQKQRVGIARALVTGPDLLLADEATSALDPETSASILTLLLDIQQERDLTLVIVTHQMEVVRAVTTHVAVLDHGTIVETGETGTVLRAPQHPVTRALLGAHRPQVPLADHETLRHLTLPDLNPDTLAALARSGARLVQAQAHLQGVDVWLAVSAHLPLHLPGSAPLAVGA; translated from the coding sequence ATGCCTCAGTTCCCCCCCGCCTCAGCGCCTCCCGCGCTGGACTTCCAGCAGGTCCGCAAGACCTACCCCGGCCAGCCCCAGCCGGCCCTGCACGACCTGACCCTGCACGTGCCGCGCGGCAGCCGCATGGGCATCATCGGCCGCAGCGGCGCCGGAAAAAGCACCCTGGTGCGCCTGATCAGCGGCCTCGACCACGCCGACGCCGGCGTGCTGCTCGCCCGCGGCGAGGTGGTGCACGGCCCGCAGCTGCGCGCCCATCAGGCCCGCACCGGCCTCGTCTTCCAGCAGTTCAACCTGCTGGCCCAGCGCACCGCCCTGCAGAACGTGGCCCTGCCGCTCGAACTGCGCGGCGTGCCCCGCGCCCGGCGTGACGCCCTGGCGCGCGAGCAGCTGCGGCTGGTGGGCCTGGAGGCCCTCGCTGACCGCTACCCCGCTCAGCTCTCCGGCGGGCAGAAGCAGCGCGTCGGGATCGCCCGCGCCCTGGTGACCGGCCCGGACCTGCTGCTCGCCGACGAGGCCACCAGCGCCCTGGACCCCGAGACCAGCGCCAGCATCCTGACCCTGCTGCTGGACATCCAGCAGGAACGCGACCTGACCCTGGTGATCGTGACGCACCAGATGGAAGTAGTGCGCGCCGTGACCACCCACGTCGCCGTGCTGGACCACGGCACCATCGTCGAGACCGGCGAGACGGGAACCGTGCTGCGCGCCCCGCAGCATCCGGTCACCCGCGCGCTGCTCGGCGCGCACCGCCCCCAGGTCCCGCTCGCCGACCACGAAACCCTGCGGCATCTGACCCTGCCGGACCTGAACCCGGACACGCTGGCCGCGCTGGCCCGCAGCGGCGCGCGGCTCGTGCAGGCGCAGGCGCACCTGCAGGGCGTGGACGTCTGGCTCGCCGTCAGCGCCCACCTTCCCCTGCACCTGCCTGGCAGCGCGCCGCTCGCGGTGGGCGCGTGA